CAGCACCTCACACCCAAGCGCCTCAACCTGTACAGCAGATGACTCAAAACGGTTCAGTGCCCCAGTACGCACCGTCGCCCACAGTCCAGCCAACAGCCAAGCCGAAGCAGGTTGCGACTGTTACCCAGCCAGATCTTGCGAGCTCTGAGGAGGTTGAGGGGGGCGTTAATGGTTGGTGGATTGTCATTGTGGCGATCGCCATTATTCTGACGGCCTTTGGGGCTGGATACATGGTAGTTTTACCTCTGCTGAACAATAACAACAACACACCATCCCAGTAATCTATGGCAAATATTCAGGCACTCAGGGGAACAAAGGATATCTATGCACCAGAAATCGCCCATTGGCAACAGGTAGAAGCGGTGGTGCGTGATTGCTTGGGGCGGGCTGCTTATCAGGAAATTCGTACGCCTATCTTTGAGCAAACGGATCTCTTTGAACGGGGCATTGGTGAAGCGACGGATGTGGTTAGTAAGGAAATGTATTCCTTTACCGACCGCGGCGATCGCCCCATTACCCTACGTCCGGAAGGGACAGCAGGTGCGGTGCGAGCCTATATCGAACGGAAATTATTTGCCCAAGGCGGTGTACAGCGACTGTGGTATACCGGCCCTATGTTTCGCTATGAACGTCCCCAAGCCGGTCGCCAACGGCAATTTCACCAAGTGGGGGTAGAGGTGCTCGGCAGTGATGATGCCCGCGCTGATGTGGAAGTGATCGGGATCGCCACGGAAATTTTACAAAAACTCGGTTTAAAAAATCTGAGTTTACAGCTGAATTCTGTCGGTAATGGGGAAGATCGCCAGCGCTACCGTGATGCTTTGGTGGAATATTTAACGCCTTTTAAAGCGGATCTAGATCAAGATTCTCAAGATCGTCTCGACCGTAATCCGTTACGCATTCTCGACAGCAAAGATCAGAAAACCCAAGAAATTGCAAAAAATGCCCCCAGCATTATTGATTATCTCGGCGATCGCTCTAAAGCTCACTTTGAGCAGGTGCAGGCTTCCTTAACGGCGCTGGATATTACCTATACCCTCAATCCTTGTTTGGTGCGAGGCTTAGATTATTACACCCACACGGCGTTTGAAATCCAGTCTAATGATCTGGGTGCTCAAGCAACAGTGTGTGGCGGCGGTCGTTACGATGGCCTCGTTGCAGAACTTGGTGGCCCTGAGACTGCGGCAGTGGGTTGGGCGATTGGTTTAGAACGTCTCGTAATTTTGTTGCAGCAGTTAGCAGAAGCTCCCCCATCGACTTTAGATTTTTATGTGGTTTCTCGCGGTGAGGCGGCTGAGGCGGCATCGGTAATTTTGGCGCATAAACTGCGATTTGCGGGATTTTCTGTGGAGCTAGATCTTAGTGGTAGTGCTTTTGGGAAACAGTTTAAACGGGCTGACCGCAGTGGGGCGATCGCCTGTCTGGTGATTGGTGATCATGAAGCAGAAAATGATCAGGTGCAACTGAAGTGGCTCCAGACCAAGGAACAGCAAACCCTTGCACAATCTGAACTACTCGCTAATATCGAACAATGGCAACAAAAAATCAGTCGGGCTAGACAGGCATAAACCATAGGACTTTTTGCGATGGGTAACTGGGACTTTCTCTTACAAAAAAAAGGCGATCGCCAGTGGGGGACGGCGCACAAATCAGACCTCAAGCTGAAGGCTGGCAATTATCGGATTGCGGCCAAGGGTGATGCCAGTGTAGATGTGGCCGTTACGGTTCAGTTTGTGAGTGCTGCGGCCAGTGCGGATGAGCCACCTAAGGTGCAATCTCGCGCCAAACGTACTAATGCCAAGGGATTGCTGGCGATCGTTCCCTTTACCCAATTCAAACCGGGTCAATGGACAATTACCTGTCAAAGTCTAGATGTTGACAATCCTTGGGAAAAAACCCTCAGTATTTACGTTAAGGAGGCGATCGCCAAACCAAAAACCTTTCGTCCCCTACCATTACCCCCCAATCCCAATTTATTTTCCTTTGATGGTTCCCTTAACCTCAACGAAAAAACGTCTGCCGCAGCTGTCGAAACGGAGCAAAGCGAAACAGAAGAAACCGTTTTAGACCGCTCCCTCGCTAAATTAATGGCGACCCAAAATGGTGATCCCGCTGCCACCGAAAATCTGAAGGCAACAGTGGCCAGTACACTGCAAGATCTGGAAGAATCACCAGCCGTAGAAGATGCAGAACCGGAAGACTGGCGTGATACGGAAACAGCCGCCGGGTTATTACAAGGCTCATTACAAGAACTAGATGATCTCCTCAAAGCTGAGCTAGAGCCCATTTGGCAGGAAATGGATAAAGCGGCTCAGGAACGAGTCCCTGCCCCAGAGGCTGAACCCTCAAAGCCAGACTTTTTGACCATTGTCCTAGAGCAACATGTTTTAACTTGGCAAGGGGATCGCCCTGTGGTGATTACGGGGGAATTGCAGGCGACCAAAGACATTCCAGAGCAATATCAGCCTGCCCTGAGACAGGTGAAGCTCCGTTTTCAACTGGTTAATCCTCAAAATGCCCAACAGCAGGTCACCGTTGAACAACAGCTCAATGATCCCCAACTGCCCCATGGTTTCCGTCAAATTATTGCCGTTGATCCCCAGTGGCAAACCTTAGCAATTGTCGGTGAAATTGATGTCGTGACCAATGAGCAGCCGCCGCAGATTTTAGCGACCCAAAGTCTCCATCTTGTGGCAGATTATCAGGCGATCGCCGCAAATATTCAGCTACCGGAAGTGCCTCCCGAAGACGAATCCCTATTAGAAGAGAGCAGCGATCCTCGTGGCATTGATTTACCGGAGCCTGAGACGTTTATCGTGGCAGAAAAAGTCGTTGAAACAGGCCCCAATGGGTCGATTTTGCCCCCTAAATTACACCATCAAGAACGCACAACTCCCCACACCCCAGAGCTGCCCACTTTTATGCAGACCCCGGCGAAAGCTGAGGAGCCGCCCATGGGTGAAGCTGTCCTTGAAGACTCAGCAAATTCAGAAAATATTGCATCGTCTGTGGAGATAGAACCGGAAATCCCAGCCCTACCCGGTGGTGATGCACCGGTGGTGATGCAAGGGCGATCGCCCGCTAATGATGATCATCACGGAACGGCAACGGTCGACCCTGACGATATCCCCTATCCTTTTGTCCTTAGCCCAGAGGAAACAGGCACTGCCACCACGAGCGAGGGTCAACAGCCCGAAACCGTCTCCCCGGAAGTAACGGCAAATATTGAAGAATCTGAAGCAGAAGCCACAACAGGTGTGCCAGATCTAGATTGGAACTCCCGATTCTTTCAGCGGCTGAATACAATGGCATCGGAAGGGGAAAATTCTGCGTGGCTAGAGGAGGCTCAGCAACATAAAGACAATGATTCGGTGGTGATTTTCCAAAAAGATGTAATGGCAATGGAGCCTCTCGTACCGGAACAACAGGAGGAAGAGCTGCCCGACACGATGGAAATTGTTGTGGATAGCCTGTGGGACGAAACGGAAGAAGTCACGACACCAACGAACCCTGTAGAACCGAGTTATGATGCCTCTGGGTTGCCCTATCCGACCGAATTTGTGGACAAAACCACGGCTACTGACGGGGCAATTCAGTCTTCTCAACCTGTGCCGGAACCAGTTTTAAGTTTAAGCAAACCGGAATACCGTTCGGAGGATATGGCTGTGGTACGGGTTACTTTGCCGCCCTACGGCGATCGCCTCTATGTCAAGCTCTGGCTTCAAGATCGCCAAACCCGTAGTATTTTGGGTGGCCCCTACCAGCTCACAGATTTTACGCCGAACCAAGACGGCGACGCAGAAACATTAATGCAAGTGCCCATTCCCCAAGGAGCCATGGAAGTTCGCTTTGAGGCGATCGCCATTAATCCGCGTTTGCAACAAGAAAGTCGCAAGGTGGGCGTAGACCGTCATGTTATTCCTCGAAATTTTTCAGAAATGAATTGGGATGACCTTGAAGTCTAACGGGCAACCTTTAAATCCCTCGGTTGAACTGGGGCACAATCCATGAATAAAACTCTGACGATTATCGGCGGGGCGATCGCCGGACTCGCAATACTGGGCGCTGGCGGCTACGTTTTAGCAGATTCGTGGCTAGACAGTAAAGCCGAAACAGAAGTCGAAAACCAACTATTAGAAGCAACAGGCGGCATGGCAGCAGTCGGTAGCGCCGATGTGCAGTTATTACGCCAGAGGGTTGCCTTTACAGATATTCAGCTCAACGGTATCGAGGGCATTGCCAGCGAAAACCTCCTCAATATTCAACAACTCGTTTTAGATAAACCAAGGTTTCAAGGAAAAAAAGTCAACGTTGATGCCGCCACAGTCGAAGGGATTACCATCAATATTGACGGCGACACCAGTCAAATACAGGCCGCTCTTGCCTCCTTTAGCCATGCCAATGTCGATTTTGAGCAAATGTCTAAGGATTTGTCCGGTAATGCTAGCTCTACGACCCAAGCTAATGGTTCTAGCGCTGCCAATGGCTTTACGATTGACGAACTTAATATCGAGGCGATCGCCATTAACCTTGACCTTGCAGTACCTTGGCAACAGCAGCGACTACAACACACCATCACCATTCCAGCAACGACAATCACAAATGTCACCGACGAAAACATTGCCGAGAAAGTAATACTTGCCCTAGGAGAACCCGCTTTCCGCAATTTACAAACTCTGTTTCTCCAGCAAATTTTGCCGAGTTCCCTCGAAGAGTTACAACAATCTCTGCCGACTGAAATTGACCTATCCAATATTCAGTTACCCGAAGGCATGGAATTGCCGGAAACCATTGAATTACCATCGATTAAGCTACCCGAGTCGAAGAACTAATCTCAGAAATTAGCGTCAATGGTAGCGGTAGTCGGTAAGTTTATCTCACAATTTGTGATCCTAATGACAAATGACGGTAAATTTTTTTGTCATCTTCACCGGAAAACAGGTAATGAGAGACGAAAACTTATTTGCTATGATTCGCAAACAGTCCAGTGTGGCGCATTAATCTATGGGTGGTTTCGGTTTCTCTAAATTCTTTCGATTCAAGCAGCGCTTAATGGCTGTTTCCCTTGCCCTCGGTATGGGTAGCCTCAGTCCTTTGATGCTTTGGTCACAACCAGCCCAAGCAAAACCAAACCAGTATTGTCGGCTCGATGCAAAGACCATCGCCGCGAAAGATGCGCTCCGGGAAAAAGCCTTTAGTGGTGACCAAGCTGCCCAACAGGAGTATACAAAGCTCCTCAACGACCATGGCAAACAGCTTAATACCTGTCGTCAAGAAAATTGGCCACAGGATCAAGCCATGTGGCTGCGGGTGTATCCCTGTGATACCAAACCCGGCGTTATCGACAAAGTTTTAGATGACATCGTCAACAAAGGCTACGACCACCTTTATCTTGAAGTTTTTTACGATAGTCAAGCACTGATTCCAGCCAGCCAAAATAATACGGCTTGGCCGTCGGTATTAAAAACGCCGGGTCTCGAAGATCGGGATTTAATGGCGGAAATTATTGCCAAGGGTCATGCCCGTGGTCTAAAAGTTTATGCTTGGATGTTCGGCTTGAATTTCGGCTATGTCTACGCCAATCGCGGCGATCGCCGCCATGTGATGGCTCGCAATGGTTTTGGACAAACCAGCCTAGACTTTGTGAAAGATGGCGCTCAGGCCTTTGCCGATCCTTACAATCGCACCGCCCAAGAAGACTATTACAACCTTGTTAAAGAAATTCTGAAGCGCAAACCCGATGGTGTGCTGTTTGACTACATTCGCTATCCCCGTGGCACAGGTACACAATCCGTGACGGCATCGGTAAATGATCTCTGGATTTACAGTTCCGCGGCGACCCAAGCTTTATATAATCGCGCTCAGAATAATCAAGGTTTAGCCCTCATCGAAAAATATTTGCGTAATCGTAAAATTACAGTTTCTGACGTTGCGACTGTCCGCGCAAAATTCCCCAATGAAGATGTCCCCCGCTGGCAAGGGCGCATTATAACCAATTACGAAAAAAATCTCTCCAATACCCAGTTACACCAGCGCCTGCAAAATGACCTGTGGAACTTAACTGTTGGTCATGCAGCGCAGGGTGTCGTTGATTTTGTTACCCTTGTTTCCCAAGCACCACAACGGCAGGGCGTTCCCGCTGGAGCTGTCTTTTTCCCCGGCGGCAATCAAATTGTCGGGCAGCGGGGCTTTGATTCGCGTTTGCAACCTTGGGATAAGTTTCCTGCTTCTTTGGAATGGCATGCCATGTCCTACAGTGTTTGCGGTAGTCCCCAATGCATCGTCAATGAAATTGCGCGGGTGGTGCGTTTTGCTTCTCCTAGTACTCAAATTATTCCGGCGTTGGCTGGGGATTGGGATCGCGCCATTGGCAAACGACCTTCGCTCAAAGACCAAATGGCGGCGATTCGCGCTAATTTTCCGCAAATTGATAGTGTGAGCCACTTTGCCTATTCGTGGCAGGAACCGGCTTCGGACAATGAACGGAAATTCTGTCGTGTGTAGGATTGCTCAATCGCTGGGCAGGTGTCATGATCCTGATGGGGGAATCCTTAGTCCGTGTGAGAAGAGGCTAAATTTGATGCTGGATAAGCTACCTGATCATCTTGTCGCTTACAAAAAAACGCCAGAATTCACTGAGATTTCCACACCCCAAAGTTTACGTCATGGTCATAATACGAAGGCTGGGGTATGGGGCAAGATTGTGGTGCTGGCAGGTCAGCTCATCTATCGTATTTTGGAGCCGACTGTCGAAGAAATTGTGTTGACTTCGGGACAAGTTGGTATCGTTGAGCCGACTGTCCGCCATGAGGTGGTACCGGGTGACGATGGGCGTTTTTATGTGGAGTTTTACCGGGATCCTTCGTCTCACGGCGATTAAGGTTAGTAGATGGGATTGCTTTTCGCTGGGGTGGGTGTTTAGAATCCGGCGATCGCCCATGCTCCTAAACCTAAGACACCCAGACCTAAGGCAACCCAAACAAACTGATTATCCTCGGTTTCTATTTGGGAAAGATCTTCAAAATCTTCAATCGATAATTCCTTTTCGATAGGCTTGGACTTTCCTTCCACATAGAGGATTTTCGCTGGCTCAAAATTTTCCATGCTAGGAATTTCTGTCAGCCACTCCTTGGGGCGTTCTAATTTCGGTGCTTCCAAGATATAAAGTTGTCGACGGGCGCGATCTGCTGTCCTCGGAAAAGGGTGGGTTGTTAATTCGCGACAAAGATTAATTGCATCGTCCATTTGGTTATTGGCTTGGTAGGCGTTAGCGAGCCATAAACCCAGTTCACCGCCCTCACTAGAGGCTTTCGGGACATTGGCGATCGCCTCAAGGAAACGATCTCGACTAACGCGATACTCGCCTTGTAAAAATGCGTCTTTTCCTTCTTCAAACAAAATAATTGTGGTTGTATCCATGTGCCATCGGAAAATTAAGCTGGGCAACAGATATAAAAGGTAGCACTAATTTATTTACCGGGTGGCGTTCTGGAGAAGGAAAAAGGGCGATCGCCGATATCTTGATGTTGTCATATCAAAAATAAATATTTTTTTGATGTAGAAAGTGTTTTGCCGATTACCTTTGTTAACGTCTTTTTTTTGCAATGCCGATGTAAAAAACGTCTGTATTGTCGTCAAAATTCACCCGGAAGTTTTCCGTTTGCCAGTAGTGCAACAGTGTTTGGAATTGGGCAAGGGGAGTCCGCCCAAACAGATCAAATCCCTGAATCTGAATATCGGAGAGTCCTGCTGAGATTAGGTTTTGTTCTAATTCTTCTGGCGGCACAAACTGATGCCAATCGTGGATGCCGCGCGGAATGAGCCGTAACCAATTTTCTAGCAGCCAAATCATGATGAATCGCGATCGCCAAGTGCGATTGAGGGTATCGAACAAAAATAAACCGCCGGGTTTCAGTACACGACTAATCTCTGCGACTGTGGCAGGGACACTTTCCACATGCTCCAACACATCGACACAGGTCACAATGTCAAAGCGATCGCCCTGAAATGGCAACTTTTCCGACACGCCCGTGTGATAGTCAATCTCCAGACTCATCAGATCCGCATGATCTTGAGCTGCGCTAATGCAGGCAGATGATTGATCGATGCCGGTAACGATAGCGCCTCGCTGGGCTAAAAATTCGCAGGTATAGCCGCCGCCACAACCCACATCCAGCACTTGTAGACCGCTCCAATCGGGAACGTATTGATCAAAAAATTGAAAGCGGAGGGGATTGAGCTTACTCAGCGGAAAAATAGTGGCTGTTTCACTCCACCATTGGGCAGCTTGTCGGTCGTAAAATGCGAGATCGTTGCGTACCATCAGGGTTATGTCAAAAGTTTCTATTATTATCCCCGTCTTAAACGAAGCAAGTTGTCTGGGGCGTACCCTGCGATGTATGCAAGTGCTCTATCCTGCTGCCGCTGAAATAATCGTAGTAGATGGCGGCAGTACAGATGAAACCGTGGCGATCGCCACCCAATACCGAGCAACAGTGATCATCGCCGAGCAA
This genomic window from [Limnothrix rosea] IAM M-220 contains:
- the hisS gene encoding histidine--tRNA ligase codes for the protein MANIQALRGTKDIYAPEIAHWQQVEAVVRDCLGRAAYQEIRTPIFEQTDLFERGIGEATDVVSKEMYSFTDRGDRPITLRPEGTAGAVRAYIERKLFAQGGVQRLWYTGPMFRYERPQAGRQRQFHQVGVEVLGSDDARADVEVIGIATEILQKLGLKNLSLQLNSVGNGEDRQRYRDALVEYLTPFKADLDQDSQDRLDRNPLRILDSKDQKTQEIAKNAPSIIDYLGDRSKAHFEQVQASLTALDITYTLNPCLVRGLDYYTHTAFEIQSNDLGAQATVCGGGRYDGLVAELGGPETAAVGWAIGLERLVILLQQLAEAPPSTLDFYVVSRGEAAEAASVILAHKLRFAGFSVELDLSGSAFGKQFKRADRSGAIACLVIGDHEAENDQVQLKWLQTKEQQTLAQSELLANIEQWQQKISRARQA
- a CDS encoding family 10 glycosylhydrolase, whose product is MAVSLALGMGSLSPLMLWSQPAQAKPNQYCRLDAKTIAAKDALREKAFSGDQAAQQEYTKLLNDHGKQLNTCRQENWPQDQAMWLRVYPCDTKPGVIDKVLDDIVNKGYDHLYLEVFYDSQALIPASQNNTAWPSVLKTPGLEDRDLMAEIIAKGHARGLKVYAWMFGLNFGYVYANRGDRRHVMARNGFGQTSLDFVKDGAQAFADPYNRTAQEDYYNLVKEILKRKPDGVLFDYIRYPRGTGTQSVTASVNDLWIYSSAATQALYNRAQNNQGLALIEKYLRNRKITVSDVATVRAKFPNEDVPRWQGRIITNYEKNLSNTQLHQRLQNDLWNLTVGHAAQGVVDFVTLVSQAPQRQGVPAGAVFFPGGNQIVGQRGFDSRLQPWDKFPASLEWHAMSYSVCGSPQCIVNEIARVVRFASPSTQIIPALAGDWDRAIGKRPSLKDQMAAIRANFPQIDSVSHFAYSWQEPASDNERKFCRV
- a CDS encoding DUF1971 domain-containing protein; the protein is MLDKLPDHLVAYKKTPEFTEISTPQSLRHGHNTKAGVWGKIVVLAGQLIYRILEPTVEEIVLTSGQVGIVEPTVRHEVVPGDDGRFYVEFYRDPSSHGD
- the ubiG gene encoding bifunctional 2-polyprenyl-6-hydroxyphenol methylase/3-demethylubiquinol 3-O-methyltransferase UbiG, encoding MVRNDLAFYDRQAAQWWSETATIFPLSKLNPLRFQFFDQYVPDWSGLQVLDVGCGGGYTCEFLAQRGAIVTGIDQSSACISAAQDHADLMSLEIDYHTGVSEKLPFQGDRFDIVTCVDVLEHVESVPATVAEISRVLKPGGLFLFDTLNRTWRSRFIMIWLLENWLRLIPRGIHDWHQFVPPEELEQNLISAGLSDIQIQGFDLFGRTPLAQFQTLLHYWQTENFRVNFDDNTDVFYIGIAKKRR